One window from the genome of Podospora pseudocomata strain CBS 415.72m chromosome 1 map unlocalized CBS415.72m_1.2, whole genome shotgun sequence encodes:
- a CDS encoding uncharacterized protein (CAZy:GH37; EggNog:ENOG503NTZ8; COG:G), translated as MVPPVHRGLVAGAALAIWATAVVAIPQALWVNGSVVAPCDSPLYCQGDVLKAIQLAHPFSDSKTFVDMPTIKPLDEVLEAFKQLSLPLSNNTELQNFFRENFAPAGGELEEVPKEELETDPVFLERVADPVVREFVSKVIDIWPDLTRRYAGGSNNCTGCANSFIPINRTFVVAGGRFREPYYWDSYWILEGLLRTGGSFVDISKNIILNFLDLVDTVGFVPNGARAYYLNRSQPPVLSLMVKVYIEHTNDTSILERAVPLLIKEHEFWATNRTVEVEKNGKKYTLNRYFVINNQPRPESYREDYITANNESYYAETGIIYPVKTPLNETEKEKVYANLASGAESGWDYSSRWLRTPLDAAEDKYFPLRSLNVLETIPVELNSILYQNEEIISCFLKQQGNETEAEKWAAKAKTRSQAMYDVMWNSTLWSYFDYNLTSASQNTFIPVDEDVRARETGPAPPGQQVSFQIGQLFPFWTGAAPNHLKNNPLAVQRAYARVAAMLEEKAGGIPSTNYFTGQQWDEPNVWPPLMHVLMEGLLKTPPTFGEDDSSYQAVQDLSLKLAQRYIDSTFCTWYATGGSTFETPKLQGLAPEAKGTMFEKYSDNATTVAGGGGEYEVVEGFGWTNGVAIWAADTFGDKLKRPDCGDIEAANVHARRGGGLLPPGFTKPDKRADKKEDQLEKRGRFAVELDSWDAQWVKKFGGNKGQRK; from the exons CGCCCTTGTACTGCCAGGGTGATGTTCTCAAGGCCATCCAGCTTGCCCATCCCTTTTCCGACTCCAAGACATTCGTCGACAT GCCCACTATCAAGCCTTTGGATGAAGTTCTGGAGGCCTTCAAGCAACTCTCTCTGCCCCTCAGCAACAATACTGAGCTGCAGAACTTCTTCCGCGAGAACTTTGCCCCCGCGGGTGGTGAGTTGGAAGAGGTTCCTAAGGAAGAACTCGAGACCGACCCTGTCTTCTTGGAGAGAGTCGCGGACCCGGTCGTCAGGGAGTTCGTGAGCAAGGTTATTGACATTTGGCCCGACCTCACAAGACGATATGCGGGTGGTTCCAACAACTGCACAGGATGCGCCAATTCTTTCATCCCGATCAACCGCACCTTTGTGGTTGCCGGTGGCCGGTTCCGTGAGCCGTACTACTGGGATTCCTATTGGATTCTGGAAGGTCTCCTGCGCACCGGTGGTTCCTTTGTGGACATCTCCAagaacatcatcctcaaTTTCCTTGACCTGGTGGACACTGTCGGCTTCGTTCCCAACGGTGCCAGGGCTTACTATCTGAACCGCAGTCAGCCACCTGTGCTCTCATTGATGGTCAAGGTGTACATCGAGCACACCAATGATACAAGCATTCTGGAGCGCGCAGTGCCACTTTTGATCAAGGAGCACGAGTTCTGGGCCACCAACCGGAcagttgaggttgagaagaatGGCAAGAAGTACACTCTCAACAG ATACTTCGTCATTAACAACCAGCCCCGTCCCGAGTCCTACCGTGAGGACTACATTACAGCCAACAACGAGAGCTACTATGCCGAGACAGGTATAATATATCCTGTTAAAACGCCCCTCAACGAGaccgagaaagaaaaggtcTATGCCAACCTCGCAAGCGGTGCGGAATCTGGCTGGGACTACAGCTCTCGTTGGCTTCGCACGCCTCTCGACGCAGCCGAGGACAAGTACTTCCCTCTCCGTTCTCTCAACGTGCTTGAGACTATTCCCGTCGAGTTGAACTCGATTCTCTACCAGAACGAGGAGATCATCTCTTGCTTCCTCAAGCAGCAGGGCAACGAGACCGAAGCCGAGAAGTGGGCTGCCAAGGCGAAGACTAGAAGCCAGGCCATGTACGACGTCATGTGGAACTCAACTCTGTGGTCGTACTTTGACTACAATCTCACATCTGCCTCGCAAAACACCTTCATTCctgtcgatgaggatgtcaGAGCTAGGGAGACTGGCCCGGCACCTCCTGGACAGCAGGTTTCGTTCCAGATTGGCCAACTGTTCCCGTTCTGGACAGGCGCGgcccccaaccacctcaaGAACAACCCCTTGGCGGTTCAAAGGGCCTATGCGAGAGTTGCGGCGAtgctcgaggagaaggccggcGGGATCCCTTCCACAAACTATTTTACTGGACAGCAGTGGGACGAACCTAATGTCTGGCCTCCCTTGATGCACGTCTTGATGGAGGGCCTCCTCAAGACACCACCTAcctttggcgaggatgattCCTCATACCAGGCCGTTCAGGACCTGAGCTTGAAGCTCGCGCAACGCTACATCGACTCCACTTTCTGCACCTGGTATGCCACCGGTGGCTCAACCTTCGAGACGCCCAAGCTTCAAGGCCTAGCCCCAGAGGCGAAGGGAACCATGTTTGAGAAGTACAGCGACAACGCCACGACTGTGGCTGGTGGGGGTGGCGAATATGAGGTTGTCGAAGGGTTCGGCTGGACCAACGGCGTAGCTATCTGGGCAGCTGATACTTTTGGCGACAAGCTCAAGAGGCCAGACTGCGGTGATATCGAGGCAGCTAACGTCCATGCTAGGAGAGGCGGCGGTCTTCTGCCTCCAGGATTCACCAAGCCTGACAAGAGagccgacaagaaggaggatcAGCTCGAGAAGAGAGGCAGGTTCGCCGTCGAACTTGACTCGTGGGATGCCCAGTGGGTGAAGAAGTTTGGAGGCAACAAGGGCCAGAGAAAGTAG
- a CDS encoding uncharacterized protein (COG:S; EggNog:ENOG503P61T) has protein sequence MAPGSRSSSRLSQPLPMIIEDVVHSTTPPPGVPPKSPRRPPVSRSNSQGSSVRGSHRSRTPPPFGAVSGGVERPASGTAKMEVAQREVVGGGGRDQGPVARKGWYRKMFGVLLVVGVIVGLSAGLTIGLRKRNQTSQSDSPSPTNLFPSGSYIFTTALLTNTSTACLTFPSLATAWQCYTSPEQQPQPRLLATAIFHWTITPSPRSGYTISSNPSHTTGPQFQNLTLTHLDINQYNERFVFSLIYPKPVTLSIPTNGTEGGGEERIQCWFNTTVLSAAIYTRQRASWPEDLGGVILTEITGRAGKEGEERVWPFLVEVGEVQQGGEDGEGGVVPDCYRDGRGVDLGGLFGGNDNGTAGGIDGAEGECGCWYKNFELDGLRGNGTMVERLRRGR, from the exons ATGGCGCCCGGGAGTCGGTCCTCGTCGCGGCTATCGCAGCCGTTGCCGATGATTATCGAGGATGTGGTGCACTCTAccacgccgccgccgggggTGCCGCCCAAGTCGCCGCGACGACCACCGGTTTCGAGGTCGAATTCGCAGGGGAGTAGTGTGCGCGGTAGTCATCGGTCGAGGACGCCGCCGCCTTTTGGGGCAGTTTCgggaggggtggagaggCCGGCGTCGGGGACGGCAAAGATGGAGGTTGCGCagcgggaggtggtgggagggggggggagggatcaGGGACcggtggcgaggaaggggtggtatAGGAAGATGTTTGGGGTTTTGCTGGTCGTAGGGGTGATAGTTGGGTTATCGGCTGGTTTGACCATCGGGTTGCGAAAACG AAACCAAACCTCCCAATCcgactccccctccccaacgaACCTCTTCCCCTCGGGGTCTTACATCTTCACTACTGCTCTTCTAACTAATACCTCCACCGCTTGCCTCACCTTTCCGTCTCTGGCCACCGCCTGGCAGTGCTACACCTCCCCAGaacaacaaccgcaaccACGGTTACTAGCAACAGCGATATTCCACTGGACgataaccccctccccgagaTCAGGCTAtaccatctcctccaacccatcccacaccaccgGTCCACAATTCCAAAACCTGACACTGACACACCTCGATATTAACCAATACAATGAACGTTTTGTCTTTTCGCTTATCTACCCCAAACCAGTCACTTTGTCGATTCCTACCAATGGAacagaagggggaggagaggagaggataCAATGCTGGTTTAACACTACTGTTTTGTCAGCGGCGATATACACCCGGCAGAGAGCGTCTTGGCcggaggatttggggggggttatTCTGACGGAGATTacggggagggcggggaaggaaggggaggagagggtttggccttttttggtggaggttggggaggtgcaacaaggtggtgaggatggggaagggggtgtggTGCCGGATTGTTAtagggatgggaggggggttgatttgggggggttgtttggggggaaTGATAATGGGACTGCTGGGGGGATTgatggggcggagggggagtgtGGGTGTTGGTATAAGAATTTTGAGTTGGATGGGTTACGGGGAAATGGGacgatggtggagaggttgaggagagggaggtga